The following is a genomic window from Desulforhopalus sp..
CGCTCCCGCGACACCCCTGCGGGCAGAGGAAAGCGGTCCGGGGCTGCGCGAACTGCTGGAATCGCTGCTCTCGCGCCTCGATGGTCTGGCCGACCGCCCGGTGGAACTGAGCGTGACCACCAACATCGATGGCCGGAAGGTGGCCGAGGCCGTCTACAAGGATCTTCGGGAGCGGAAGATCAGAAACTACGAAACCCTGTGAGGAAAACATGGCCTGGGATCAACTGCCCATCAAGGGATATCTGGTGGACGCCGACACGGGGGAGCGGCTCGAATTCCAGTACAACCCCAACTCCATCAGCGACGAGAAGTCGACCGACTACGCGACGATTAAGATCCCTGGCATGAGCCATCCGCGCTACCAGTACGTCGCCGGGGAACCGCGCCGGATCGCCTTCAAGGTCGAGCTGTTCAAGGGGCCGGTGAAACAGAAGGTCGACTGGCTCCGCTCGCTGCAATATCCGGAACACGCCGGAACCATGCTCAAGAACGCTCCGCACCGCGTACTGCTCATCTTTGGCGATCTCTACCCCGGCGTGACCTGCATCGTCCGGCAGGTGAAGGCGCGTTTTTTCGGCCTGTTCGACCGGGACAACCTGCTGCCGCAACGGGCCGAGGTGGACATCGTCCTCGAGGAATATGTGGACCGTTCCGTCAACTGGTCGGAGGTGCGCTCATGATTGGCCGCGATTCCCGCTACGCCCGCTGCGTTCTCTACCGGGACAGCGACGGCACCTCCCTCGGCATGCGCCAGCGCATCGACGCTACTCCCAGACACGACGACCGCCTGCACACCGTGGTCGAGGGCGACCGTCTGGATCTGCTCGCGCACCGCTATCTGGGTGACGCCCGGCTCTGGTGGATCATCTGCGACTACAACGACCTCTTTTTCCCGTTGGCGCTCGAGCCCGGCCTGGCCCTGCGCATTCCCTCTCGCGAACACGTCCAGATGCGCCTGCTCGACTGAAGCGTCCGACACCTCGCCATGCCTTCCGGTAAGTAAGCAGGGAACTGCGAACCGCCGGAGAAACGCATGGATCTGGATACCTTCAAGCCGACATTTCTGATTCAGATCGAGGGGCAAGACCTCTCGAAGGACATCACCCAGGAGATCACTTCGTTCGTCTTCACCGACAACGAGGAGGAGCTGGATGTCCTCGAACTGTCGGTGACCGACCGCAACCTGCAGTTCGTCGACGATCCGCTGTTCCAGGAAGGCAACGAGATCGTGGCCCGCTTCGGCTACGTGGGGAACCTCTCTCCGCGCAAGAAGGCGGTCATCAAGGACATCGATTACGACTTCCCGGAAAACGGCGATCCAACTATCCGCATCAAGGCCTACGACAAGGGCTTCAAACTGGCGGGCAAGGAGAACCAAAAAGTCTGGCAGAAACCCGCTCCAGGCATCCTCTATTCGGAAATCGCGGAACAAGTCGCCGCCGCCAATGGCCTCACCCCGGTGGTCACGGCCACCAAGGGAACCCATCTCCGCGTCACCCAGAGCAACATCTCGGACGCCCAGTTCCTCAAGGAGTTGGCGGGAAAGGCCCGCGACCGCGATGGCGACGGTGTGAGCGGCTATGTCTTCTACATCCAGGACGACGAACTCCATTTCCACCCCCGCGAGCTCGACCAGACGCCGCTTCTGACCCTCGAATATTTCACCGACACCAAGGGCCTGTTGCGCTCGTTCCGCCCCAGCACCCAATCCCAGGGAGCCAAGGGCGCGGGTGTCGAGACCAAGACGGTCGGCGTCGACCCGCGCAAGAAGGACGTGGTCGAGCACAAGGCAAACAACGCCACCACCCCCGAGCGGACGGCCCTGGGCAAGCAGACCTATCTGGTCGACGGCAACACCGGCGAAGGCAGCTTCAAGGAACAGGAGACGGGGCAGATCGTGCCCAGCTTCGACCGTTCCGAGGGCTTTCACGAAGAGCCGCGCCAGGAACCCGCCCAGGACAGCGCCGAAGGCAAATTCCGTGAGGCCGAGCTGCGGCAGGTCGAGGCGGACGCGGCCACCATCGGAATTCCCCAGCTACGCGCCAAGAAGAACGTCGAGATCAAGGGCGTGGGACGGAAGTTTTCCGGCATCTACTACTGCCACTCGGTGCGCCACAGCATCAGCAGCGCAGGCTATCTCTGCGAACTCAAACTCAAGAAGAACGCCCTCGGCAAAGGCGCGGGCGACAAGTCCGCCGAGTCCCAGGGCAAACCCAACGATAAGGAGGCCCCGCCCACGCCGCAAAACGAGCCGCCAGCCATGGTGACCATCGACGCGGATTCCGGCGCGGTCACACAAGGAGGCGGCAATGGGTGATCTCAGCAAGAATTTCAACCGTTCGGAATTCGCCTGCAAAGGCACGAACTGCTGCGGCCATTCGGCTGCGGTCCATCCCGACCTGGTCGACGCCCTGCAGACGCTGCGCGACCGCATCGGCAAACCGCTATCCATCACCAGCGGCTTTCGCTGCAACCGCCACAACAAGGCGGTGGGCGGCGCGGAGCAGAGTTTCCACACGCTGGGCATGGCGGCCGACGTGAGCTGTCCCACAGGCGTTTCGCCCGAGGAACTGGCGGTCATCGCCGAGGAGATTCCACTCTTCCGCGAGGGCGGCATCGGCGTCTACGCATCCTGGGTCCATCTCGACGTGCGCCAGTCGGGCAAAGCGAGGTGGCGGTCATGAGCACCGAAACCAAGACTCTGTTTTCCGGCACCGCGCTGGGACTGTCCGGGCCTCTTCGGGTGGAGATCCTGCCCAATGGAGTGACCGCCAGGCTGACCCAGCCGTTCCGTGTCCGCACCGGCGCTGGCCGCATCATCGAAGTGCCCGCCGGGTTCGAGACCGACTTCGCCTCGGTGCCGCGCCTGTTTTGGCGTGTGGTGCCGCCCTGGGGGAGATATTCCCCAGCGGCCGTCGTTCACGACTACCTCTACCACACCGGCAAGGTCTCGCGGCTTGCGGCCGACCGGCTCTTTCTCGAACTGATGGCGGCCCTGGGCGTGCCTCTGTGGAAACGCCAGCTCATGTATTGGGCGGTTCGCCTGGGCGGCTGGCTGGCCTGGAACGCCAGTCGAAAGCGGGAGGCGGAGCATGCTTGAAACCCGCGACCGTCAATCCGAGGAACGCTACCGCAACCGCTGGTACGGCAAGTACCGGGCCTTCGTGCGCGATAACAACGACCCCGAACGCCTCGGCCGGGTCCGTCTGGAAATCCCCGCCGTGCTCGGCAGCGGGCGGGAGAACTGGTCCGAATGGGCCGCGCCCTGTTTTCCCTACGGCGGCAACGACGACACCGGCATGTTCCTGGTCCCCGAGGGAGGGGCCTCGGTCTGGGCCGAGTTCGAGGGCGGCGTCGTCCAGCATCCGATCTGGACCGGGGTCTGGCTGGCCAAGAGCAATCCCGGTGAGCAGCCCGAGGAATCGAAGCGCACCTGCGCGAACGCCTTCTGTCATGACTGCGAGGACAAGGTCGAGCATCAGGCCAACCAGCACGACGATCTCGAACACAAGAAGTACCACGGCCATCCGCCGTATTACTGTCCTCGCCTGAAGGTCCTGCTCAAGACCGAAACCGGCCACACCATTCTGGCCGATGACCGCGACGGCGACGAGCTGCTGCGGATCATCGACCGCGCCGGACAGATCCTCACCATGGAAGGGAAAGTGAAGCCCGAGATACAGAGCGGCAACGCCCTGCGCCGAGGCACGAAGGACGCCGAGAAAGGCGACCAGCTCGACATCGCTTCGCAGATCATCGGCTCCCGCGCCCGCATCCAGCTCACCGACCTCTGCCGCCAGCAGGTAATCCTCGAAGCCTGGCAGGACAAGGAGAAGGTCCACATCCTCTCGTGCGACAAGGGCCGCTCCCGCTGGCAGAAGATCCTCATCGATACCACCAAGGGTCGGGAGAAGGTTCACATCTGGGGGCTCAACGGCACTCAGGAAATCCTCGTCGACTCCACCGCCGCCGCCGAACAGATCCGGCTCACCGACAAGGCCGGTCAGGTGGTGCGCATGAACGCCGCGCCTGGCCAGGAGAGTATCAGTGCCACCGACAAGTCCGGCAGCCTCGTGTTCATGGATGGGGTGGCCGGAAACATCATCATTCGCTCGACGAACACCGTCTTGATCAACACCTGAAGGAAGCATCGCATGGGAGAAAGAACAACAACGCCCTCCGGGCTCTCGGCCAGCGAGGAATTGCTGGCCCGGACCTTCGAGCATTGGCGGGAGGAATTCCGCAGCATCCTCGAAAACCATCGCCGGGAAATCCAGGACCGTCTCGAGAAGATCGAGCGTGAAATCGAGAAGAAATCGGACAAGGAAAACGTCGAGGTGCTGGTCCGCTCGATCTATTCCGATCTGCACCGGCACGCCGAGGAGATCGACCGGCTGCACGCCCGGGTCGGCTCCAAGATGGGGACCGAGACCATGTGGAAGATCGTCGGCCTGGTGCTGACCATCGGCAGCACCATCGGCGGACTCATCGGCTTTCTGATCCATCTGCTGCTGAAGGTGAACCCATGAGCTCCCAGGCTCGACTTGGCGACATCAGCAGTCACGGCGGCGTCATCATCACCGGGGCGAGCCGGACGCTGGACAACGGCATGCCGGTGGCCCGCATGGGTGATCTGCACGTCTGTCCCATCCCTGGGCATGGCGTGACGCCCATTGTGACCGGCAGCTTCGACACCATCACCGAAGGATTGCCCAACGCCCGCATCGGCGACATCACCGCCTGCGGAGCCATCATCGTCACCGGTAGTCCCGACACCATCGACAACTGAGGGGGCCGACATGAACAATCTCGAACAGCCGCAGGAACCGCAATACTGGGATGTCTTCCCGAAACTGATCCGGGTCTCGCGATCCCCATTCGTCCAGCGCATTCCGCTTTCGATCCGGGGTCTGCCCGAAGCGCCTGTGTTCGAATCGTCCAATCCCGACGTGGCCAGTGTCGATGAGGACGGCAATGTCGAGTGCGGCTTCGTTCCCGGGGCAGCCATGATCCTGGTCTGGGATTCGCCCGAGCGGCTCAGCCTGCGGCACGTTCAGGTCGAGGTCTATGGCGGCGGCGTCTCCGCACCGGTGGAGGTCCCTTCATGACGGATACCCCACCAGCCTTCAGCCACTGGGAGGTTCAGCCTCGCTCCATCCGGCTCTCCGCTGGCGAGTTCGAGCAAAGGGTTCCGCTCTCCCTGCGCGGCGACGTGGACGCCCCGGTCTTTGCCTCCAGCAATCCGGAGGTCGCGGAGATCGGGCAGGATGGCGTCATTCGCTGCGGCTGGACCATCGGCAACGCCGTGCTCATGGTTTGGCGGTCTTCGGCCCGGGACAGCCTCCGCCATGTTCTGGTGGAGGTCCGCGATCCGTCCTGGTTCGCCGACCACCCGGACTTTGCCAGCGGAGCATCGGTTTTCCTCGGTGGCACGGTGGTCAACGCCCTCAACACCAGCGGCGTCGGCAACGCGCTGATCGAATTCCGCCGCTCGGAAACCGGCCCGGCGGCGTTTCAGACCTTCGCCAACGCCTATGGCGGGTTTGAGCTGTCCGTGCCCGAGGGATTCTATTACGTGGAGGTCACAGCGCCGGGATACATCGCCTGGCATGGCTGGGTGAACGCCGACCCCAACACCTCCGGCGACATCCAGATCGTTCTTTCGCCCGAGCTCGACGGCCAGGTCGCCCGCATCGTGTTGCAGTGGGGCCTCAACCCCAGGGATCTCGATTCCCATCTCACCGGACCGACGCCATCGGGCGGTCGCTTCCATGTGTTCTATTCCCACACCATCGAAAACGAGGCGGCGGAATTGGACGTGGACGACACCAGCTCCTACGGGCCGGAGACCATCACCATCCATCGGCTCATCCCAGGTGTCTACCGGTACGCGGTCCACGACTACACCAACCGCAACGCCAATCCGAGCACCGGCCTGGCGCAGTCCGGAGCCTCGGTGAAAGTATTCCTGAGCGATGGCCGTGAGCAGACCTTCACCGTTCCCAACGCCCCGGGCACGGTCTGGACCGTGTTCGAAATCGACGGCGCGACCGGAACAGTGACGCCGGTCAACGCCATGAGCTATCAATCCCAACCCGCCAATGTCGGCATGTAATGGAGGTTGTCCATGATTTCCGAAGAACCCGCCGACTTGCAGGCCACCATCGAACAGACCGATTCTGGAGAACAGCAGTATGTGCTGCGGGCGCTCTGCGATCACCTGTCAGGCATTCGTGAGGAGCTTTCCGGCATCCGCACGCTGCTGGAGGCCGGTCACGCCGCCTCTGAGGTGATGCGCGGCCAGGCCCAGGTCTATCTGGAAGCCCAGCAGGCCAGGACCCAGGAGTACCTGGAGCAGGTACAGATCGAGCCGGAGCC
Proteins encoded in this region:
- a CDS encoding D-Ala-D-Ala carboxypeptidase family metallohydrolase, which produces MGDLSKNFNRSEFACKGTNCCGHSAAVHPDLVDALQTLRDRIGKPLSITSGFRCNRHNKAVGGAEQSFHTLGMAADVSCPTGVSPEELAVIAEEIPLFREGGIGVYASWVHLDVRQSGKARWRS
- a CDS encoding DUF1353 domain-containing protein; the protein is MSTETKTLFSGTALGLSGPLRVEILPNGVTARLTQPFRVRTGAGRIIEVPAGFETDFASVPRLFWRVVPPWGRYSPAAVVHDYLYHTGKVSRLAADRLFLELMAALGVPLWKRQLMYWAVRLGGWLAWNASRKREAEHA
- a CDS encoding phage baseplate assembly protein V, with the translated sequence MLETRDRQSEERYRNRWYGKYRAFVRDNNDPERLGRVRLEIPAVLGSGRENWSEWAAPCFPYGGNDDTGMFLVPEGGASVWAEFEGGVVQHPIWTGVWLAKSNPGEQPEESKRTCANAFCHDCEDKVEHQANQHDDLEHKKYHGHPPYYCPRLKVLLKTETGHTILADDRDGDELLRIIDRAGQILTMEGKVKPEIQSGNALRRGTKDAEKGDQLDIASQIIGSRARIQLTDLCRQQVILEAWQDKEKVHILSCDKGRSRWQKILIDTTKGREKVHIWGLNGTQEILVDSTAAAEQIRLTDKAGQVVRMNAAPGQESISATDKSGSLVFMDGVAGNIIIRSTNTVLINT
- a CDS encoding PAAR domain-containing protein, with the protein product MSSQARLGDISSHGGVIITGASRTLDNGMPVARMGDLHVCPIPGHGVTPIVTGSFDTITEGLPNARIGDITACGAIIVTGSPDTIDN